Proteins from a single region of Flaviflexus salsibiostraticola:
- a CDS encoding succinate dehydrogenase/fumarate reductase iron-sulfur subunit: MRITLEYWRQNGPSDTGHFETRQVEVDDHASFLEMLDVLNEELLADGSEPVAFDSDCREGICGQCGLVINGDPHGPLRTTTCQLHMRSFKDGDTITIEPWRSTAFPVLKDLVVDRSALDRIIQAGGYISVNTGAAPDAHAQPVPKQNADLAFEAAACIGCGACVAACPNGSGMLFTAAKVVHLGLLPQGQVERRARALNMVRQHDDEGFGGCTNIGECEAACPKGIPIEFISMLNRDVLSGASK, from the coding sequence GTGAGAATTACACTCGAATACTGGCGCCAGAACGGCCCAAGCGATACCGGACACTTCGAGACCCGACAGGTCGAGGTCGATGATCATGCGTCCTTCCTGGAGATGCTCGATGTGCTGAACGAGGAGCTCCTGGCGGATGGCAGCGAGCCCGTCGCCTTCGACTCCGACTGCCGCGAAGGCATCTGCGGGCAGTGTGGTCTCGTCATCAACGGCGACCCGCACGGACCCCTCCGGACGACAACGTGCCAGCTGCACATGCGCAGCTTCAAAGACGGCGACACGATCACGATTGAGCCCTGGCGCTCGACCGCGTTCCCGGTCCTCAAGGACCTCGTCGTCGACCGGTCAGCCCTCGACCGGATCATCCAGGCCGGCGGCTACATCTCCGTCAACACGGGCGCGGCTCCGGATGCGCACGCGCAGCCGGTCCCGAAGCAGAACGCCGACCTCGCCTTCGAGGCCGCCGCCTGCATCGGCTGCGGCGCCTGCGTTGCGGCCTGCCCCAACGGATCGGGCATGCTCTTCACGGCGGCGAAGGTCGTCCACCTGGGCCTGCTCCCGCAGGGCCAGGTGGAGCGCAGGGCCCGCGCCCTCAACATGGTTCGTCAGCATGACGACGAGGGCTTCGGTGGGTGCACGAACATCGGCGAATGCGAAGCGGCCTGCCCGAAGGGCATCCCGATCGAGTTCATCTCCATGCTCAACAGGGACGTCCTCTCGGGCGCATCGAAGTAG
- the tsaD gene encoding tRNA (adenosine(37)-N6)-threonylcarbamoyltransferase complex transferase subunit TsaD, translating into MAEPLILGIETSCDETGIALVRGRELLADVTASSMDEHARYGGIIPEIASRAHLESFVPTLDATLERADVDLSEVDAIAVTAGPGLVGSLTVGVSAAKALALALGKPFYGVNHIIGHIAVDELVNGEIPANSVGLVVSGGHSSLLRIGDIATDVEELGATLDDAAGEAFDKVGRVLGLPYPGGPHIDRLSREGDRTAIRFPRGLVGGRHKEKHQYDFSFSGLKTAVARYIEGLETEGVDIPVEDIAAGFSESVADVLSAKALAACRSQDTDTLVIGGGFSANSRLRELVTERAESAGITVRIPPIRYCTDNGAMIAALGSALVRAGVEPSSLDITVDTSMPMDVIRA; encoded by the coding sequence GTGGCAGAACCCCTCATCCTCGGCATTGAAACCTCCTGCGACGAGACAGGCATCGCCCTCGTCCGCGGACGCGAGCTCCTCGCGGACGTCACCGCATCCTCCATGGACGAACACGCCCGGTACGGCGGGATCATCCCGGAGATCGCCTCCCGAGCCCACCTTGAATCCTTCGTGCCGACGCTCGACGCGACGCTCGAGCGTGCGGATGTCGACCTGTCTGAGGTCGACGCGATTGCGGTGACGGCGGGGCCCGGTCTCGTCGGCTCACTCACTGTCGGGGTCTCTGCGGCGAAGGCTCTTGCCCTCGCGCTCGGCAAGCCGTTCTACGGCGTCAATCACATCATCGGCCACATCGCCGTCGACGAGCTCGTCAACGGCGAGATCCCCGCGAACTCCGTGGGGCTCGTCGTCTCGGGTGGGCACTCGTCCCTCCTCCGGATCGGCGACATCGCGACCGACGTCGAGGAGTTGGGGGCAACGCTCGATGACGCGGCGGGGGAGGCCTTCGACAAGGTCGGTCGGGTGCTCGGCCTGCCCTACCCGGGAGGCCCTCACATCGACAGGCTCTCCCGTGAGGGCGACCGGACCGCGATCCGGTTCCCGCGGGGACTCGTCGGCGGTCGCCACAAGGAGAAGCACCAGTACGACTTCTCGTTCTCGGGACTCAAGACCGCCGTCGCCCGCTACATCGAGGGCCTCGAGACCGAAGGTGTCGACATTCCTGTCGAGGACATCGCGGCAGGCTTCTCGGAATCGGTGGCCGATGTGCTCTCCGCGAAGGCGCTCGCCGCGTGCCGGTCCCAGGACACGGACACTCTCGTGATCGGGGGCGGGTTCTCCGCCAACTCCCGCCTGCGTGAGCTCGTGACCGAACGCGCGGAGTCGGCTGGCATCACCGTCCGCATCCCCCCGATCCGCTACTGCACGGACAACGGGGCGATGATCGCGGCGCTCGGATCAGCGCTCGTGCGCGCCGGGGTCGAGCCCTCCAGCCTCGACATCACTGTCGACACGTCGATGCCGATGGACGTCATCCGCGCCTGA
- the groES gene encoding co-chaperone GroES gives MSVSIKPLEDRVVITQLEAETTTASGLVIPDTAKEKPQEGKVVAVGPGRVDDSGNRIPVDVAVGDVVIYSKYGGTEVKYGAEEFIILSSRDVLAVVEK, from the coding sequence GTGTCGGTCTCCATTAAGCCTCTCGAGGATCGCGTCGTCATCACCCAGCTCGAAGCTGAGACGACGACGGCCTCAGGTCTCGTCATCCCTGATACCGCCAAGGAAAAGCCCCAGGAGGGCAAGGTTGTGGCCGTTGGCCCGGGCCGCGTCGATGACAGCGGCAACCGCATTCCGGTCGACGTCGCAGTCGGCGACGTCGTCATCTACTCGAAGTACGGCGGCACCGAGGTCAAGTACGGCGCCGAGGAGTTCATCATCCTCTCCTCGCGCGACGTTCTCGCGGTCGTCGAGAAGTAG
- a CDS encoding exonuclease domain-containing protein: MSAHTPWSAHPLLGFDTETTGVSPLHSRIVSAAIIKTGDDPATHNWMINPGVDIPTAAQAVHGISTARARAEGSDPLFALSEIRDVLVAGMSAGYPIVAFNASFDLTILEAELARHGLDTMADLLGHEPFPVLDPLVLDRMLDPYRKGPRRLETLIGLYRIQATGFHDAENDVAATLKLLQAMVAEHAMLRASSLRKLHELQKSTHEHWAESFNRYLLASGRKADVDGHWPIIPPKQERDPDGARPMPVQAEPS, translated from the coding sequence ATGTCCGCCCACACGCCATGGTCCGCACACCCTCTCCTCGGGTTCGACACCGAGACGACGGGGGTGAGTCCCCTCCATTCCCGTATTGTCTCCGCAGCGATCATCAAGACGGGAGACGACCCAGCAACGCACAATTGGATGATCAACCCCGGCGTGGACATCCCCACCGCCGCACAGGCCGTGCACGGCATCTCGACGGCCCGGGCCCGTGCCGAGGGCTCCGACCCGCTGTTCGCCCTCTCCGAGATCCGCGACGTCCTCGTCGCGGGAATGAGCGCCGGCTATCCGATCGTCGCGTTCAACGCGTCGTTCGACTTGACCATCCTGGAGGCGGAGCTCGCGAGGCACGGCCTCGACACGATGGCGGACCTCCTAGGGCACGAGCCGTTCCCGGTTCTGGACCCTCTCGTGCTCGACCGGATGCTCGATCCGTACCGCAAGGGTCCTCGGCGCCTGGAGACGCTGATCGGTCTGTACCGGATCCAGGCGACCGGATTCCACGATGCCGAGAATGATGTCGCGGCGACCCTCAAGCTTCTGCAGGCCATGGTCGCCGAGCACGCGATGCTCCGGGCGTCCTCGCTGCGCAAGCTTCATGAGCTGCAGAAGTCGACGCACGAGCACTGGGCGGAATCCTTCAACCGCTATCTGCTCGCGAGTGGACGGAAGGCGGATGTCGACGGACATTGGCCGATCATCCCGCCCAAGCAGGAGCGCGATCCAGACGGGGCGCGACCGATGCCCGTCCAGGCCGAACCCTCATAG
- a CDS encoding GuaB3 family IMP dehydrogenase-related protein translates to MAQEVEIGRGKRARVAYTLDKVAVVPSRRTRDAMDVSTGWQVDAYYLDIPIMSAPMDSVTSPETAIAMGRFGGVGVLDLEGLWTRYEDPTTLLEELASMPSDEAGVRMQQIYREPIKPELITARLSQIREAGVTVGAALSPQRTQEHWRSVVEAGVDLFVIRGTTVSAEHVSSNREPLNLKRFIYELDVPVIVGGAVTYTAALHLMRTGAAGVLAGYGGGASSANRRTIGVASPMATIVADIAAARRDYLDESSGRYVHVIADGSVSSSGNIVKALACGADGVMLGTALARADEAPGRGWHWGAEACHPSLPRGERVWVGSEGPLESILFGPAHNARGVLNLVGALRHAMASSGYSDLKEFQRVDIVVQPD, encoded by the coding sequence ATGGCACAAGAGGTAGAGATAGGCCGCGGCAAGCGGGCCCGGGTGGCATACACCCTCGACAAGGTGGCGGTGGTGCCGTCACGAAGGACCAGAGACGCCATGGATGTGTCGACGGGGTGGCAGGTCGATGCCTACTACCTCGACATTCCCATCATGTCGGCTCCCATGGATTCAGTGACTTCGCCCGAGACCGCTATCGCGATGGGAAGGTTCGGCGGCGTAGGCGTCCTGGACCTCGAAGGACTGTGGACTCGATATGAGGATCCGACGACGCTCCTCGAGGAGCTCGCGAGTATGCCGTCCGACGAGGCCGGCGTCCGCATGCAGCAGATCTACCGCGAGCCGATCAAACCCGAGCTCATCACCGCCCGGCTCTCCCAGATCCGCGAAGCCGGCGTGACGGTCGGCGCCGCACTGTCCCCGCAGCGCACGCAGGAGCATTGGCGGTCCGTCGTCGAGGCCGGCGTCGATCTCTTCGTCATCCGCGGCACAACTGTCTCCGCAGAGCATGTCTCCTCGAACAGGGAGCCGCTCAACCTCAAGCGCTTCATCTACGAACTCGATGTGCCCGTCATCGTCGGCGGCGCCGTCACTTACACCGCGGCCCTCCATCTCATGCGAACCGGTGCGGCCGGCGTCCTCGCGGGCTACGGGGGAGGGGCGTCATCCGCGAACCGGCGCACCATCGGCGTGGCCTCACCGATGGCGACCATTGTCGCGGATATCGCCGCTGCCCGCCGCGACTACCTCGACGAGTCCTCCGGCCGCTACGTCCATGTCATCGCCGACGGCTCGGTCTCGTCCTCTGGCAACATCGTCAAAGCGCTCGCCTGCGGCGCCGACGGCGTCATGCTCGGCACGGCTCTGGCTCGTGCGGACGAGGCGCCCGGCAGGGGATGGCACTGGGGCGCGGAAGCGTGCCACCCGAGTCTGCCCCGCGGCGAGCGCGTCTGGGTCGGCAGCGAGGGCCCTCTGGAATCGATCCTCTTCGGTCCTGCGCACAATGCTCGGGGAGTCCTCAACCTGGTCGGTGCCCTGAGGCACGCGATGGCGTCCTCGGGATATTCGGATCTCAAGGAGTTCCAGCGGGTCGATATCGTCGTCCAGCCCGACTAG
- a CDS encoding IS481 family transposase, whose protein sequence is MSHANAPLTPVGRQRLASLIVDQGWSIRRAAERFQVSPATASKWASRYRAGEPLVDRSSRPHHSPMRLAERREHRIISLRFTRRWGPHRISYHLGIPRSTVERVLTRYRMPLLAHVDQATGLPVRKPRPVRYEKQRPGELVHVDIKKLGRIPDGGGHRMLGRANGKRNRRHGVGYAFLHHAVDDYSRLAYSEILADEKKETAAAFWHRARMFFAQAGVTVAAVMTDNGSCYRSRTFAAALGPDVKHRRTRPYRPQTNGKVERFNRTLATEWAYAQMYESDGARAATYSTWLHHYNHHRPHTGIGGQTPSDRVHNLTGNYT, encoded by the coding sequence ATGTCCCACGCTAACGCACCATTGACCCCTGTGGGCAGGCAGCGCCTGGCTTCTCTGATCGTCGATCAGGGATGGTCGATCCGACGCGCAGCGGAGCGATTCCAGGTCTCACCTGCCACCGCATCGAAATGGGCGTCCCGATACCGCGCGGGTGAACCTCTCGTGGATCGTTCCTCGCGCCCGCATCACTCACCCATGAGGCTTGCGGAGCGGCGCGAGCACCGCATCATCAGCCTGCGGTTCACCCGCCGGTGGGGACCGCACCGGATCAGCTACCACCTGGGCATCCCGCGGTCCACGGTCGAACGCGTCCTTACCCGGTACCGGATGCCTCTGTTAGCGCATGTGGATCAGGCAACAGGGCTGCCCGTCCGTAAGCCTCGCCCTGTGCGCTACGAGAAACAGCGTCCGGGCGAGCTTGTGCATGTCGACATCAAGAAACTCGGCCGCATCCCTGACGGTGGTGGACATCGCATGCTCGGACGCGCCAACGGCAAGCGTAACCGTCGCCATGGCGTCGGGTACGCGTTTCTGCATCACGCGGTCGATGACTACTCGCGTCTGGCCTACTCCGAGATCCTTGCCGACGAGAAGAAAGAAACAGCCGCCGCGTTCTGGCACCGAGCGCGCATGTTCTTCGCCCAGGCCGGAGTGACCGTTGCGGCGGTGATGACCGATAACGGGTCTTGTTACCGCTCTCGAACGTTCGCAGCCGCGCTCGGACCTGATGTGAAACATCGTCGAACTCGTCCGTATCGGCCCCAGACCAACGGGAAAGTTGAACGTTTCAACCGCACCCTCGCCACCGAGTGGGCCTACGCCCAGATGTACGAAAGCGACGGAGCCAGGGCCGCAACGTACAGCACCTGGCTCCACCACTACAATCATCACCGACCCCACACCGGAATCGGAGGACAGACTCCCTCAGACCGTGTTCACAACCTCACTGGGAACTACACCTAG
- a CDS encoding THUMP-like domain-containing protein: protein MLDLLSRLSPYDGGAIFSLTARLRSEGWDAAIVAAALTQSRLRAQAQHKFGSRADRMLFTADALEQASRPDAASHHAAVFTAAGVASLREVGAGIGADTLAFAESGIHVTARELDPERAEFAAYNLRDHEGAVVEAADGLADITEDGLWADPARRGAKGRIINPEEWGPPLSAVLAAARTVRVAGIKVAPGIDYSHLPPDATVEWLSSGGELIEAIIWLGIGPPARRAVLLGDASLTIPGDPSGPAAMVDPAPLGEIIYEPDPAAIRAGGIGALCEKFDLAPVAPGIAYLTGGPVSSPFLTGFSVVDVLPLQEKKLARELKARGIGSLEIKKRGVDIAPDVLRARLRLKGRTSATLVLTPLLEGRRAVLVERLPRS, encoded by the coding sequence GTGCTCGACCTCCTCAGTCGCCTTTCCCCCTACGACGGCGGCGCCATCTTCTCGCTGACTGCCAGGCTGCGCAGTGAGGGGTGGGACGCCGCTATCGTCGCGGCCGCACTCACGCAGTCGCGGCTTCGTGCACAGGCGCAGCACAAATTCGGATCGCGCGCCGACCGAATGCTCTTCACCGCGGACGCCCTCGAGCAGGCGAGCAGACCGGATGCCGCCTCCCATCATGCCGCCGTTTTCACGGCCGCGGGCGTAGCCTCACTCCGCGAGGTCGGCGCCGGTATCGGAGCCGACACGCTCGCCTTCGCCGAGTCTGGTATCCACGTGACTGCGCGCGAGCTCGACCCTGAGCGTGCCGAGTTCGCCGCCTACAACCTGAGGGATCATGAGGGAGCGGTCGTCGAGGCCGCCGACGGTCTGGCAGACATCACCGAGGACGGGCTGTGGGCCGATCCCGCGCGCCGAGGCGCGAAGGGTCGCATCATCAACCCCGAAGAGTGGGGGCCGCCCCTGTCGGCGGTGCTGGCCGCCGCGAGGACGGTGAGGGTCGCCGGAATCAAGGTGGCACCCGGCATCGACTACTCCCATCTGCCCCCTGATGCGACGGTCGAGTGGCTGTCGTCGGGAGGGGAGCTCATCGAGGCGATCATCTGGCTTGGCATCGGCCCGCCCGCCCGTCGCGCCGTGTTGCTGGGCGACGCGTCGCTGACGATTCCCGGTGATCCGAGCGGGCCCGCTGCCATGGTCGACCCTGCGCCGCTGGGTGAGATCATCTATGAACCCGACCCCGCAGCCATTCGCGCCGGAGGGATCGGCGCCCTCTGCGAGAAATTCGATCTGGCGCCCGTTGCTCCCGGGATCGCCTACCTGACGGGCGGGCCTGTCAGCTCGCCCTTCCTCACCGGGTTCTCCGTCGTCGACGTTCTCCCCCTCCAGGAGAAGAAACTCGCGAGGGAACTCAAGGCTCGGGGCATCGGCTCCCTTGAGATCAAGAAGCGCGGTGTCGACATCGCCCCCGACGTGCTGCGAGCGCGGCTCAGGCTCAAGGGCCGGACGTCCGCCACTCTCGTTCTCACTCCCCTGCTCGAGGGTAGGAGAGCCGTCCTCGTCGAGCGGCTGCCGCGGAGCTGA
- a CDS encoding WhiB family transcriptional regulator translates to MADIHRLPRPLSTNWDWQLEGLCKDMDSSQFFHPEGERGGPRRRRAEAAKKICARCPVLETCRQYALDAHEPYGVWGGLSEEERHTMIMAARVKRVS, encoded by the coding sequence GTGGCTGATATCCACCGTTTACCGAGACCCCTGTCGACGAATTGGGATTGGCAGCTCGAAGGCCTATGCAAGGATATGGACTCGAGCCAGTTCTTCCATCCCGAAGGCGAGCGGGGCGGCCCTCGCCGTCGTCGCGCTGAAGCAGCGAAGAAGATCTGCGCCAGGTGCCCTGTGCTGGAGACATGCCGCCAGTACGCGCTCGACGCCCACGAACCCTATGGGGTGTGGGGCGGTCTGAGCGAGGAGGAGCGGCACACAATGATCATGGCGGCACGCGTCAAGCGCGTGTCCTGA
- a CDS encoding LL-diaminopimelate aminotransferase — protein MQEARALSGIKPYLFADIDRKRDALASRGIDVISLGIGDPDMPTPERIVAAMVDAVRDTANHQYPDYAGSAAFRRAAADYMDRRFGVEVDPSTEVLTLIGSKEGIAHLHTAFVDPEDVVLVPSIGYPVYTTGAVLQNGQTYPMPMTEENGFLADFSVVPTDVARRAKIMFLGYPNNPTGATASPEYFDAAIAFCREHDILLAHDNAYSDLTFDGYRAPSILERPGAKDVCIEFFSLSKPFNMTGWRIGFACGSARAVAALGKVKNNSDSGQFTAIQEAGIVALTECLDEVDQMCEVYARRRDLLIDALHAIGLECESPKATIYVWAKVPEGETSESFTATLLEKAHVIVTPGSGYGPDGEGYIRLSLTTPDDRLVEAVQRMKEAMA, from the coding sequence ATGCAGGAAGCACGCGCACTCAGCGGAATCAAGCCTTATCTGTTCGCCGACATCGACAGGAAGAGGGATGCCCTCGCCAGTCGGGGCATCGATGTCATCTCCCTCGGCATCGGAGATCCTGATATGCCGACACCCGAGCGCATCGTCGCCGCGATGGTCGACGCCGTTCGAGACACCGCGAATCATCAGTATCCGGACTATGCGGGATCCGCGGCTTTCCGGCGTGCCGCTGCGGACTATATGGACCGCCGTTTCGGAGTCGAGGTCGACCCCTCGACGGAGGTCCTCACCCTCATCGGCTCGAAGGAGGGAATCGCTCACCTCCACACGGCGTTCGTCGACCCCGAGGACGTCGTTCTGGTTCCGTCGATTGGATATCCCGTCTATACGACGGGAGCTGTCCTCCAGAACGGGCAGACATACCCCATGCCGATGACCGAGGAGAACGGCTTCCTCGCCGACTTCAGCGTCGTGCCCACCGACGTCGCGCGCAGAGCGAAGATCATGTTCCTCGGCTACCCGAACAATCCGACGGGGGCGACAGCGTCGCCGGAGTACTTCGATGCTGCGATTGCTTTCTGCAGGGAGCACGACATCCTGCTCGCCCATGACAACGCATACTCAGACCTGACCTTCGACGGCTACCGCGCGCCCTCCATTCTCGAGCGGCCCGGCGCGAAAGATGTCTGCATCGAGTTCTTCAGCCTGTCCAAGCCCTTCAATATGACGGGATGGCGGATCGGCTTCGCATGCGGGAGCGCGCGCGCCGTCGCCGCTCTCGGAAAAGTGAAGAACAACAGCGATTCCGGCCAGTTCACCGCCATCCAGGAGGCCGGCATCGTCGCCCTCACGGAGTGTTTGGACGAGGTCGATCAGATGTGCGAGGTCTACGCTCGGCGCAGGGATCTGCTCATTGATGCGCTGCATGCCATCGGCCTCGAGTGCGAGAGTCCGAAGGCGACAATCTATGTGTGGGCGAAGGTTCCGGAAGGCGAGACCTCGGAGTCCTTCACCGCGACCCTCCTGGAGAAGGCCCATGTCATCGTCACGCCGGGCAGCGGTTACGGCCCCGACGGCGAAGGGTATATCCGGCTATCGCTGACCACACCAGATGACCGCCTGGTCGAAGCGGTCCAGCGGATGAAAGAGGCGATGGCCTGA
- the dapF gene encoding diaminopimelate epimerase: protein MGLTFTKMHGLGNDFVVVDGMNSRVDLPADQVEAICDRHRGVGADGVITVRPGRSQGSSAFMDYINADGTPAQMCGNGVRVTAKYLVDHGYVAPESGELLLDTRAGVKRLTFEANRGRLDQATVNMGPPELDPASIPVRADSDSAHRGMRFVGSLAIDTQWGAADLACVSMGNPHAVWFVGIETLPETLFAGERSLQGLDLTRVGPVLESAPVFPEKANIEFVTVEDDGLHMRVYERGVGETLACGTGACAVLVAAYLTGRSGPSSDVHLPGGTLAIDWRDDGVYMTGPAATVYSGTWN, encoded by the coding sequence ATGGGACTGACCTTCACGAAAATGCATGGACTCGGCAACGACTTCGTTGTTGTCGACGGGATGAACAGCAGGGTTGATCTCCCTGCCGATCAGGTGGAGGCGATTTGCGACCGGCACCGCGGAGTCGGTGCTGACGGCGTCATCACCGTTCGGCCCGGCAGATCGCAGGGCAGCAGCGCGTTCATGGATTACATCAACGCTGACGGAACGCCGGCGCAGATGTGCGGCAACGGCGTGCGTGTGACAGCGAAGTACCTTGTCGATCATGGATACGTCGCTCCGGAGAGCGGAGAGCTCCTGCTCGATACTCGCGCCGGGGTGAAGCGTCTGACCTTCGAGGCGAATCGGGGCAGGCTAGACCAGGCAACCGTCAACATGGGGCCGCCCGAACTCGATCCGGCCAGCATTCCGGTGCGGGCTGACAGCGATTCGGCGCATCGCGGGATGAGGTTTGTCGGTTCTCTCGCGATCGACACCCAGTGGGGAGCCGCCGACCTGGCGTGCGTATCGATGGGGAACCCCCACGCGGTCTGGTTCGTGGGCATAGAGACCCTCCCAGAAACGCTCTTCGCTGGTGAGCGCAGTCTGCAGGGGCTCGACCTCACTCGCGTCGGTCCGGTTCTCGAGTCGGCGCCGGTGTTCCCCGAGAAGGCCAACATCGAGTTCGTCACGGTCGAGGACGATGGTCTGCACATGAGGGTGTACGAGCGCGGGGTGGGAGAGACTCTCGCCTGCGGGACGGGCGCCTGTGCAGTGCTCGTCGCCGCATATCTGACCGGGCGCTCGGGACCCTCCTCCGACGTGCATCTCCCCGGCGGCACCCTCGCAATCGACTGGCGCGACGACGGGGTTTACATGACCGGCCCCGCAGCGACCGTGTACTCAGGAACGTGGAACTAG
- the guaB gene encoding IMP dehydrogenase — MSTEHDPFGFIGLTYDDVLLLPGETDVIPSEVDTSSRLTREITLKIPLASAAMDTVTEARMAIAMARNGGIGILHRNLSIEDQAHQVGLVKRTQTGRISNPVTIGPDATLDELDAVCGRFRVSGLPVVDRDGKLLGICTNRDLRFTPVAEWGATLVRDVMTSEGLVTGPTDISHEEATRLLRKYKRERLPLVDESGILTGLITVKDFVRSEQFPDASKDAQGRLLVGAGVGYFGDAFQRAEALAEAGADVLVVDTANGQAKLALDMIRSLKADPAFDSVQIIGGNVATFEGAQALAEAGADAVKVGVGPGSICTTRVVAGVGVPQVTAIYEASKACKPLGVPVIGDGGLQYSGDIAKALVAGADTVMVGSLLAGCEESPGQLVLINGKQYKAYRGMGSLGAMASRGKQSFSKDRYFQADVATDDKIVPEGIEGKVSYKGTLGTVIHQLVGGLHQAMFYVGGRSIPELKEKGRFIRITPAGLKESHPHDITAIAEAPNYSAN; from the coding sequence GTGAGCACAGAGCATGATCCATTCGGTTTTATCGGCCTGACATATGACGACGTCCTCCTGCTCCCGGGAGAAACCGATGTCATCCCCTCTGAAGTGGACACATCGTCCCGCCTGACCAGGGAGATCACTCTGAAGATCCCGCTGGCCTCGGCAGCCATGGATACGGTGACGGAAGCGCGCATGGCGATCGCCATGGCCCGCAACGGCGGCATCGGCATCCTCCACCGCAATCTCTCGATTGAGGACCAGGCCCACCAGGTGGGACTCGTCAAGCGCACCCAGACCGGTCGCATCAGCAACCCGGTCACCATCGGGCCGGACGCCACCCTCGACGAGCTCGACGCCGTCTGCGGGCGGTTCAGGGTCTCAGGCCTGCCGGTCGTTGACCGCGATGGAAAGCTCCTCGGCATCTGCACCAACCGCGATCTGCGGTTCACACCGGTTGCTGAATGGGGGGCGACCCTCGTCCGCGACGTCATGACCTCCGAGGGCCTCGTCACCGGACCCACCGACATCTCCCACGAGGAGGCGACCCGGCTCCTGCGCAAGTACAAGCGCGAACGGCTGCCCCTCGTCGACGAGAGCGGCATCCTCACCGGTCTCATCACAGTCAAGGACTTCGTCCGCTCCGAGCAGTTCCCCGACGCATCGAAGGATGCTCAGGGCAGGCTGCTCGTGGGCGCCGGCGTCGGCTACTTCGGTGACGCCTTCCAGCGCGCCGAGGCGCTCGCGGAGGCCGGCGCTGACGTGCTGGTCGTCGACACCGCCAATGGCCAGGCGAAACTGGCTCTCGACATGATTCGGTCGCTCAAGGCCGATCCTGCATTCGACAGCGTCCAGATCATCGGCGGGAACGTGGCGACCTTTGAGGGGGCTCAGGCGCTCGCGGAAGCTGGTGCGGATGCCGTCAAAGTCGGCGTCGGTCCCGGCTCGATCTGCACCACTCGCGTCGTGGCGGGCGTGGGCGTCCCGCAGGTCACCGCCATCTATGAAGCGTCCAAGGCCTGCAAGCCGCTCGGTGTGCCGGTCATCGGCGACGGCGGTCTCCAGTACTCCGGAGATATTGCGAAGGCTCTCGTCGCCGGGGCCGATACTGTCATGGTCGGCTCCCTTCTCGCGGGCTGCGAGGAGTCGCCCGGACAGCTCGTCCTCATCAACGGCAAGCAGTACAAGGCGTACCGGGGCATGGGATCGCTGGGTGCCATGGCCTCGCGCGGCAAGCAGTCGTTCTCGAAGGATCGCTACTTCCAGGCGGATGTCGCCACGGACGACAAGATCGTGCCCGAGGGCATCGAGGGGAAGGTCTCCTACAAGGGAACGCTCGGCACCGTCATCCATCAGCTGGTCGGCGGTCTGCACCAGGCGATGTTCTACGTCGGCGGTCGGTCGATTCCGGAGCTCAAGGAGAAGGGCAGATTCATCCGGATCACACCCGCCGGGCTGAAGGAATCCCACCCCCACGACATCACTGCGATCGCAGAAGCGCCGAACTACTCGGCGAACTGA